One Fusobacterium nucleatum genomic window carries:
- the ybeY gene encoding rRNA maturation RNase YbeY, with the protein MELIVDFSSDLQNEKYDMFIDTLYENNHLENYIKKVLELEKVESDRPLYLSLLLTDNENIQVINHEYRDKDAPTDVISFAYHETEDFNIGPYDTLGDIIISLERVEEQASEYNHSFEREFYYVLTHGILHILGYDHIEEDDKKLMREREEAILSSFGYTRDK; encoded by the coding sequence ATGGAATTAATTGTTGATTTTAGTTCTGATTTACAAAATGAAAAATATGATATGTTCATAGACACACTTTATGAAAATAATCATCTTGAAAATTATATAAAAAAAGTTTTAGAGTTAGAGAAAGTTGAATCTGACAGACCTCTTTACCTTTCACTTTTGCTAACTGATAATGAAAATATCCAAGTTATCAATCATGAGTATAGGGATAAAGATGCCCCTACTGATGTTATTTCTTTTGCATATCACGAAACAGAAGATTTTAATATTGGACCTTATGATACTTTGGGAGATATTATCATTTCCTTAGAAAGAGTTGAGGAACAAGCAAGTGAATATAATCATTCATTTGAAAGAGAATTTTATTATGTTTTGACACATGGAATTTTACATATTTTAGGTTATGACCATATAGAAGAAGATGATAAAAAACTTATGAGAGAAAGGGAAGAAGCTATACTCTCTTCCTTTGGTTATACTAGAGATAAATGA
- a CDS encoding ISL3 family transposase produces MISLSLANFIKTILNIQDDNISFPEEDYCQIIQKGNYVIKVFKGFIKSSYCSCPHCNSKNIVKNGSRERNIKFIPFQNYNIELNLSIQRHICKDCKKTFSPSTSIAKDNSNISNNLKYTIAQELQENISLTFIAKKYNLSISSVQRIMDECYSDFKVNKDHLPETMCIDEFKSVKNIDGAMSFVFADYQTKNIIDIVEDRRLNSLTEYFSRFSLEARNNVKYICMDMYSPYISLVKSIFPESEIVLDKFHIVNLVSRAFNQTRISIMNSLKDDSLKRKLKLFWKLLQKYYPDLCQEPYYCPSFKYKLSTKKKVDYLLEKSPELDVNFNIYQDILQAIRHNNFKRFENIVKKNLAKKEKVSKQMLTALKTLKKYMKYIENMFKSNITNGLIEGLNNKIKSIKRTAFGYSNFSNFKKRILIQAGIISISA; encoded by the coding sequence GTGATTTCATTGTCTCTAGCTAATTTTATCAAAACTATCTTAAATATTCAAGATGATAATATTTCTTTTCCAGAAGAAGATTATTGTCAGATTATTCAAAAAGGTAATTATGTAATTAAAGTTTTTAAAGGTTTTATTAAATCTAGTTATTGTTCTTGTCCTCATTGTAATTCTAAAAATATTGTTAAAAATGGTTCTAGGGAACGTAATATTAAATTTATTCCTTTTCAAAATTACAATATTGAACTTAATCTTAGTATACAAAGGCATATCTGCAAAGATTGTAAAAAAACTTTTTCTCCTTCTACTAGTATTGCTAAAGATAATTCTAATATTTCTAATAACCTTAAATACACTATTGCGCAAGAACTTCAAGAAAATATTTCTCTTACTTTTATTGCTAAGAAGTACAATCTTTCTATTTCTTCAGTTCAAAGAATTATGGATGAGTGTTACTCTGATTTTAAGGTTAATAAAGACCATTTACCTGAAACTATGTGTATTGACGAGTTTAAATCAGTTAAAAATATTGATGGCGCTATGTCTTTTGTTTTTGCTGATTATCAAACTAAAAATATTATTGATATTGTTGAAGATAGAAGATTAAATTCCTTGACAGAATATTTTTCAAGATTTTCACTTGAAGCTAGGAATAATGTAAAATATATCTGTATGGATATGTATTCTCCATATATTAGTTTAGTAAAATCTATTTTTCCTGAGTCTGAGATAGTATTAGATAAATTTCATATTGTTAATCTAGTTAGTAGAGCATTTAACCAAACTAGAATATCCATAATGAATTCCCTTAAAGATGATTCATTAAAAAGAAAATTAAAACTATTTTGGAAGTTACTCCAAAAATATTATCCTGACCTTTGTCAAGAACCATATTATTGTCCAAGCTTTAAATACAAACTTAGCACTAAGAAAAAAGTGGACTATCTTCTAGAAAAAAGTCCTGAATTAGATGTTAATTTTAATATATATCAAGATATTCTTCAAGCAATAAGACATAATAATTTTAAAAGATTTGAAAATATTGTAAAGAAAAATCTAGCCAAAAAGGAGAAAGTATCTAAACAAATGCTTACAGCTTTAAAGACTTTAAAAAAATATATGAAATATATTGAAAATATGTTTAAATCAAACATTACAAATGGGTTGATAGAAGGTTTAAACAATAAAATTAAGTCAATAAAGAGAACAGCATTTGGATATTCAAATTTTAGTAATTTTAAAAAGCGCATATTAATTCAAGCAGGAATTATATCAATTAGTGCTTAA
- a CDS encoding IS110 family transposase, with the protein MSFGEFSSSTISDENIFAIRQLSRYRSSLVDECSNWKRKVITILDQVFPEYSDLFSDTFGVTSKELLSKYPLPENMLEVSTKELTSLLNKASKGRFGIEKAQEIKEYATKSFGISFAKETFSFQIKQIINQISFIESQLKELEEKITNILKTLNSEITTITGIGDILGASILGEIGDISRFEKASQLVAFAGLDVAINQSGEFTGTEMKITKRGSPYLRRSIWIAATVACFKDPALSVYYKKLIDRGKKHLTAVGAVARKMCNIIFSVLKNKKPYTPNI; encoded by the coding sequence ATGTCCTTTGGTGAATTTTCATCTTCTACTATCTCTGATGAGAATATATTTGCTATAAGACAACTGTCAAGATACCGTTCTTCTCTTGTTGATGAATGTTCTAACTGGAAAAGAAAAGTTATCACTATCTTAGATCAAGTATTTCCAGAATATTCAGATTTGTTTTCTGACACATTTGGAGTTACTTCTAAAGAACTTTTATCAAAATACCCTTTACCTGAAAATATGCTAGAAGTATCAACAAAAGAATTGACTTCCCTTTTAAATAAAGCAAGTAAAGGTAGATTTGGAATTGAAAAAGCACAAGAAATTAAAGAATATGCTACTAAATCTTTTGGAATATCTTTTGCAAAAGAAACTTTTTCATTCCAAATAAAACAAATTATTAATCAAATTTCTTTCATTGAATCTCAACTGAAAGAACTTGAAGAAAAAATAACAAACATCTTAAAAACTTTAAATTCAGAGATAACTACTATCACAGGTATAGGAGATATTTTAGGTGCTTCTATACTTGGTGAAATTGGAGATATCTCAAGATTTGAAAAAGCTTCTCAATTAGTTGCTTTTGCAGGATTAGATGTAGCTATTAATCAATCTGGAGAATTTACAGGGACAGAAATGAAAATAACTAAACGAGGTTCCCCATATTTAAGAAGATCAATATGGATAGCTGCAACAGTTGCTTGTTTCAAAGATCCAGCTCTATCAGTTTACTATAAAAAACTAATTGATAGAGGAAAAAAACATCTAACAGCAGTAGGCGCAGTAGCAAGAAAAATGTGTAACATTATTTTTTCTGTACTTAAGAATAAGAAACCGTATACTCCAAATATTTAG
- a CDS encoding IS110 family transposase, translating into MYYIGIDIAKRNHEVSIIDVDGKSLSKSISIANSQKGLDDFNNYLSSFNVTSQNSIIGMESTRYY; encoded by the coding sequence ATGTATTATATTGGTATTGACATTGCAAAGCGCAATCATGAAGTTTCCATCATTGATGTTGATGGTAAAAGTTTAAGTAAAAGTATTTCTATTGCTAATTCTCAAAAAGGTTTAGATGATTTTAATAACTACCTTAGCTCTTTTAATGTTACCTCTCAAAATTCCATAATAGGTATGGAATCTACTAGGTATTATTAG
- a CDS encoding amidohydrolase: MNVLEEVKKIEREIIQWRRDLHKIPELNLYLPKTTKYVEEKLKEMGIEYKTLVNGNAVVGLIKGNSEGKTIGLRADMDALPIEEETGLEFSSTHKGCMHACGHDGHTAMLLGAAKILSENRDKIRGNVKLLFQPGEEYPGGALPMIEEGAMENPRVDAVIGLHEGVIDERVAKGKIAYKDGCMMASMDRFLIKVKGKGCHGAYPQMGVDPIIIASEIILSLQKISSREINTNEPIIVSVCRINGGFSQNIIPDMVELEGTVRATNNETRKFIANRIEEIVKGITSANRGTYEIEYDFKYPAVINDKEFNKFFLESAKKIVEEDNIFELPTPVMGGEDMAYFLEKAPGTFFFLSNPKVYPDGKIYSHHNPKFDVDENYFYIGTALFVQTVLDYLK, translated from the coding sequence ATGAATGTATTAGAAGAAGTTAAAAAAATTGAGCGAGAAATTATACAATGGAGAAGAGATTTACACAAAATACCTGAATTAAACCTTTATCTTCCTAAAACCACAAAATATGTTGAAGAAAAATTAAAAGAAATGGGAATTGAGTATAAGACATTGGTAAATGGTAATGCAGTAGTGGGACTTATTAAAGGAAATTCAGAGGGAAAAACAATAGGACTTCGTGCTGATATGGATGCACTTCCAATTGAGGAAGAAACAGGACTTGAATTTTCTTCAACTCATAAAGGTTGTATGCATGCCTGTGGACATGATGGACATACTGCTATGTTACTGGGAGCTGCTAAAATTTTAAGTGAAAATAGAGATAAAATTAGGGGAAATGTAAAACTTCTGTTTCAACCAGGTGAAGAATATCCTGGTGGAGCCTTACCTATGATAGAAGAAGGAGCTATGGAAAATCCAAGAGTAGATGCTGTTATAGGCTTACATGAAGGTGTTATTGATGAAAGAGTAGCAAAAGGAAAAATAGCCTATAAAGATGGTTGTATGATGGCATCAATGGATAGATTTTTAATAAAAGTAAAAGGAAAAGGTTGCCATGGTGCCTATCCTCAAATGGGTGTTGATCCTATTATTATAGCCAGTGAAATTATCCTTTCATTGCAAAAAATTTCAAGTCGTGAAATAAATACAAATGAACCTATAATAGTTTCAGTTTGTAGAATAAATGGAGGTTTTTCACAAAATATTATTCCTGATATGGTTGAGTTAGAAGGAACTGTAAGAGCAACTAATAATGAAACTAGAAAATTTATAGCAAACAGAATAGAAGAAATTGTAAAAGGTATTACTTCTGCAAATAGAGGAACTTATGAAATAGAATATGATTTTAAATATCCAGCTGTTATAAATGATAAAGAATTTAATAAATTCTTCTTAGAGTCTGCTAAAAAAATTGTTGAAGAAGATAATATTTTTGAATTACCTACACCTGTTATGGGTGGAGAAGATATGGCATATTTTTTAGAAAAAGCACCAGGAACATTTTTCTTTTTAAGCAATCCAAAAGTTTATCCAGATGGAAAGATTTATTCTCATCATAATCCAAAATTTGATGTTGATGAAAATTATTTTTATATAGGAACAGCTTTATTTGTTCAAACTGTATTAGACTATTTAAAATAA
- a CDS encoding DUF3100 domain-containing protein — protein MKNIKLHFIALCLVVISEYIGIVKFNLGKGVIALFPMLYAMIFGVLTKFFKIANEKDMEDAGSLVSVTLLLLMAKYGTTIGPSFPKLVSASPALILQEFGNIGTVLLGVPIALFLGLKRETIGATHSIAREPNVAIIADKFGLDSPEGEGVLGVYIVGTVFGTVFIGLLASFLAAYTPLHPYSLAMASGVGSASMMTASVGALSTLYPDMADTIAAFGASSNLLSGLDGVYMSIWLALPLTEYLYKKFGKEGK, from the coding sequence ATGAAAAATATAAAATTACATTTTATTGCACTGTGTTTAGTTGTAATTTCAGAATATATAGGAATAGTGAAATTTAATCTTGGAAAAGGAGTTATTGCTCTATTTCCAATGCTATATGCAATGATTTTTGGAGTTCTTACTAAGTTTTTTAAAATTGCAAATGAAAAAGATATGGAAGATGCTGGCTCATTAGTAAGTGTTACTTTACTTCTATTAATGGCAAAGTATGGTACAACAATAGGACCTTCTTTTCCAAAATTAGTTTCTGCTAGTCCAGCTTTGATATTACAAGAATTTGGAAATATTGGAACTGTACTTTTAGGAGTACCTATTGCATTATTTTTAGGATTAAAAAGGGAAACAATAGGTGCCACTCACTCAATAGCAAGAGAACCAAATGTAGCTATAATTGCTGATAAATTTGGACTTGATTCACCTGAAGGAGAAGGAGTTTTAGGAGTGTATATTGTTGGGACTGTTTTTGGAACTGTTTTTATAGGATTACTTGCTTCATTTTTAGCTGCCTATACACCTCTTCATCCATACTCACTTGCTATGGCATCAGGTGTAGGTTCTGCTAGTATGATGACAGCTTCTGTCGGAGCTTTATCAACTCTATATCCAGATATGGCAGATACTATTGCTGCTTTTGGAGCTTCTAGTAACCTTTTATCAGGACTTGATGGAGTTTATATGTCTATTTGGTTAGCACTACCTTTAACAGAATATCTATATAAAAAATTTGGTAAGGAGGGGAAATAA
- a CDS encoding DUF340 domain-containing protein — protein sequence MSLASNLLILIITGVLTLVGNFVGFKVSPMEAMPGVLILIVIAFLGILLSKIVPIKIPSVAYIVTLSTVLTIPGMPMAELISTYTAKVNFLALCTPILAYAGIYTGKNLDTLKKTGWKIFILALFVMLGTYLGSAIIAQIILKMLGQI from the coding sequence ATGTCATTAGCATCTAATTTATTAATACTTATTATAACTGGAGTTTTAACTTTAGTTGGAAATTTTGTTGGTTTTAAGGTTAGTCCTATGGAAGCTATGCCAGGTGTTTTAATTTTAATTGTAATTGCTTTTCTTGGAATTTTATTATCTAAGATAGTTCCTATAAAAATCCCAAGTGTTGCTTATATAGTTACTCTTTCAACTGTACTAACAATACCAGGAATGCCTATGGCAGAATTAATTTCTACTTATACAGCAAAAGTTAATTTCTTAGCTTTGTGTACTCCTATACTTGCTTATGCTGGAATATACACTGGAAAAAATTTAGATACCTTAAAGAAAACTGGATGGAAAATTTTTATTTTAGCTTTATTTGTAATGTTAGGAACATACTTAGGTTCTGCTATCATTGCTCAAATAATTTTAAAAATGTTAGGACAAATATAA
- the xseA gene encoding exodeoxyribonuclease VII large subunit — protein MEKIYSVSEFNRMVKSYIDDIDDFQEFFIEGEISNITYYKSGHLYFSIKDSKSQIKCAAFNYKLKRIPEDLKEGDLIKLFGDVGFYEVRGEFQVLVRYIEKQNALGSLYAKLEKVKEKLAGLGYFDEEHKKDLPRFPKNIGVVTALTGAALQDIIKTTRKRFDSINIYIYPAKVQGVGAEQEIIKGIEALNKIEEIDFIIAGRGGGSVEDLWAFNEEDVAMAFFNSEKPIISAVGHEIDFLLSDLTADKRAATPTQAIELSVPEKESLLEDLKAKEIYITKLLKSYVDNMKRELLLRVENYHLKNFPNTINNLREIIVEKEIHLKDAIERFIEQKRNIFENKIDKISVLNPINTLKRGYTVSQIKNKRIDVLDDIEINDEMVTILKNGKIISIVKEKIYEKNSN, from the coding sequence GTGGAAAAAATATATTCAGTATCAGAATTCAATAGAATGGTAAAAAGCTATATAGATGATATTGATGATTTTCAAGAATTTTTTATTGAGGGAGAAATTTCAAATATAACTTATTATAAAAGTGGACATTTATATTTTTCAATAAAAGATAGTAAATCACAAATAAAATGTGCAGCTTTTAATTATAAATTAAAGAGAATTCCTGAGGATTTAAAAGAGGGAGATTTAATAAAATTATTTGGTGATGTAGGTTTCTATGAAGTTAGAGGGGAATTTCAAGTTTTAGTTAGATATATAGAGAAACAAAATGCTTTGGGTAGTCTTTATGCTAAACTTGAAAAAGTTAAAGAAAAGCTAGCTGGACTTGGATATTTTGATGAAGAACATAAAAAAGATTTACCTAGATTCCCTAAAAATATCGGAGTTGTAACTGCTTTAACAGGAGCAGCCCTTCAAGATATTATCAAGACAACAAGAAAAAGATTTGATTCAATTAATATTTATATTTATCCTGCAAAAGTACAAGGTGTTGGAGCAGAGCAAGAAATTATAAAAGGTATTGAAGCACTTAATAAAATTGAAGAAATAGATTTTATTATTGCAGGTAGAGGTGGAGGAAGTGTAGAAGATCTATGGGCATTTAATGAAGAAGATGTTGCAATGGCATTCTTTAATTCAGAGAAACCTATAATATCAGCTGTAGGGCATGAAATAGATTTCTTATTATCTGATTTGACAGCTGATAAAAGGGCTGCAACTCCTACTCAAGCAATAGAACTTTCTGTTCCAGAAAAAGAGAGTTTATTAGAAGATTTAAAAGCTAAAGAAATCTATATTACTAAACTATTAAAATCTTATGTTGATAATATGAAAAGAGAATTATTATTAAGAGTAGAAAATTATCATCTTAAAAATTTTCCAAATACAATTAATAATTTAAGAGAAATTATAGTTGAAAAGGAAATACATTTAAAAGATGCAATAGAAAGATTTATAGAGCAAAAAAGAAATATTTTTGAAAATAAAATAGATAAGATTTCAGTTTTAAATCCTATAAACACATTAAAGAGAGGATATACTGTAAGTCAAATAAAAAATAAAAGAATAGATGTTTTAGATGATATAGAAATCAATGATGAAATGGTAACTATATTAAAAAATGGAAAAATAATAAGTATAGTTAAGGAGAAAATTTATGAAAAAAATAGTAATTAG
- a CDS encoding tetratricopeptide repeat protein has translation MKKIVISLFLIISVIGLSESDRETGITAERNEAPASQTEPTNSGTSPIDDGGETVENPEQQKTTAGFYEYRPQVLIQLDEQMKSAGRGSVAQLNAKYEQELNAYLEMYSYDSDRIFYLANEYMLLNNYHRANKIFLKDNKDIKNVFGAATTYRFMGQNENAIQKYTQAISINPGFAESYLGRGLANRNLDNYDSAVNDLQTYISKTGAHDGYVALADVYFKMGKNKEAYNIASQGLAKYKDSKILRTLANNIYKNKID, from the coding sequence ATGAAAAAAATAGTAATTAGTTTATTTTTAATAATATCAGTGATTGGACTTTCAGAAAGTGATAGAGAAACTGGAATAACTGCTGAAAGAAATGAAGCACCTGCTAGTCAAACAGAGCCTACAAATTCTGGTACAAGTCCTATTGATGATGGTGGAGAAACTGTTGAAAATCCTGAACAGCAAAAAACAACTGCTGGCTTTTATGAATATAGACCACAAGTTTTAATACAATTAGATGAACAAATGAAAAGTGCAGGACGTGGTTCAGTAGCACAACTAAATGCTAAATATGAACAAGAATTAAATGCATATTTAGAAATGTACTCTTATGATAGTGATAGAATTTTTTATTTAGCTAATGAGTATATGCTACTTAACAATTATCATAGAGCTAATAAAATTTTCTTAAAAGATAATAAAGATATTAAAAATGTCTTTGGGGCTGCTACTACATATAGATTTATGGGGCAAAACGAAAATGCAATACAAAAATATACACAGGCAATATCTATAAATCCAGGTTTTGCAGAATCTTATTTAGGTAGAGGTTTGGCAAATAGAAATTTAGATAACTATGATAGTGCTGTTAATGACTTACAAACATATATTTCTAAAACTGGAGCACATGATGGCTATGTTGCTTTAGCAGATGTATATTTTAAAATGGGAAAGAATAAAGAAGCATACAATATAGCTAGCCAAGGTTTAGCAAAATATAAAGATTCTAAAATATTAAGAACTTTAGCTAACAATATATATAAAAATAAAATAGATTAA
- the dprA gene encoding DNA-processing protein DprA — translation MKYNYFTIEDDIYPQCLKEISNPPLKLYYKGNLDLLKDERLIAVVGTRNPSSYGKLCCEYMVKKMTSANITIVSGFAKGIDSIAHKTSLLAGGKTIAVIASGLDIVYPASNLSLYREIEEKGLILSEYEAGVKPFKFNFPQRNRIIAGLSKGTIVVESKDRGGSLITADLALEFNRDVYAVPGDVFSEYSKGCNNLIRDSKAKSLSNINELLDDYSWKIEEKNINNKYTQNQLLILNSLSSEKNLDNILMETKIEQTEILAELMTLEIMGVIKSIAGGRYKKIL, via the coding sequence ATGAAATATAATTATTTTACAATAGAAGATGATATTTATCCTCAATGTTTAAAAGAAATTTCTAATCCCCCTTTAAAATTATATTACAAAGGAAATTTAGATTTATTAAAAGATGAAAGACTAATTGCAGTTGTAGGAACAAGAAATCCAAGTTCTTATGGAAAATTATGTTGTGAATATATGGTAAAAAAAATGACTAGTGCTAATATAACAATTGTTAGTGGTTTTGCAAAAGGAATTGATAGTATAGCACATAAAACTTCACTTCTTGCTGGAGGAAAAACAATAGCTGTTATTGCCTCTGGGCTTGATATAGTCTATCCAGCTTCTAATTTAAGTTTATATAGGGAAATAGAAGAAAAAGGTTTAATTTTAAGTGAATATGAAGCAGGAGTTAAACCTTTTAAATTTAATTTTCCTCAAAGAAATAGAATTATTGCTGGTCTTTCAAAAGGGACAATAGTAGTTGAAAGTAAAGATAGAGGTGGTAGTCTAATTACTGCTGATTTAGCCTTAGAATTTAATAGAGATGTTTATGCTGTCCCAGGAGATGTTTTTTCTGAATATTCAAAAGGTTGTAATAATCTTATTAGAGATTCAAAAGCAAAATCTCTTTCAAATATTAATGAATTATTAGACGATTATTCTTGGAAAATAGAAGAAAAAAATATCAATAACAAATATACACAAAATCAATTACTTATTTTAAATAGCCTTTCATCTGAAAAAAATCTTGATAATATACTTATGGAAACAAAAATTGAACAAACAGAAATACTTGCAGAATTAATGACATTAGAAATAATGGGAGTTATAAAAAGTATTGCAGGTGGAAGATATAAAAAAATCTTGTAA
- the topA gene encoding type I DNA topoisomerase: MLKLPKKSVKNKLVIVESPAKAKTIEKILGSSYKVISSYGHIIDLPKTKIGVDVNNDFKPSYHTIKGKGPIIKQLKEASKKADEIYLASDPDREGESIAWHIANTLKLDHNKKNRIEFHEITEKAIKDAVKNPRKINISRVNSQQARRILDRLVGYEISPFLWKLISPNTSAGRVQSVALKIICELEDKIKVFVPEKYWDVKGIFDTKYTLNLYKIDNKKIDKLKDEKLLDRAKKDLKKKYEVISSKVSKKTKNPPLPLKTSTLQQLASSYLGFSASKTMMVAQKLYEGISIKGEHKGLITYMRTDSTRISEEAKEMARNYITKNFGKEYLGSASPKTKKESKNVQDAHEGIRPTDINYTPESIMEFLDKDQFKLYNLIWQRFLVSQLAAMKYEQFEYILEKDKIEYRGTINKIIFDGYYKVFKEDEDLPIGDFPKIKEGDKFTLDKLDIKEDYTKPPARLTESSLVKTLEAEGIGRPSTYASIIDTLKKREYVELQNKSFIPTEIGYEVKTQLDKFFPNIMNIKFTAKLEDELDEVDSGDKNWIDLLKTFYTELQKYEEKCKSVVEEELEKLVISDVIAKNGKPMIMKIGRFGRYLASQDTESKENISLKGIDISLEDIKKGKIFVKKQIEELSKKKEGQKTDIILDSGSRLLLKYGRFGAYLESENYKEDNIRKTIPKEIKIKIENNTIKKENDILCLKDIFDKIEKEESEILKKAGKCEKCGRPFKISNGRWGKFLACTGYPECKNIKKIEKK, encoded by the coding sequence GTGTTAAAGTTGCCTAAAAAATCTGTAAAAAATAAATTAGTAATAGTGGAATCACCCGCTAAAGCTAAAACAATAGAAAAAATTTTAGGAAGTTCATACAAAGTAATTTCTTCTTATGGACACATAATTGATTTACCTAAAACTAAAATTGGTGTAGATGTAAATAATGATTTTAAACCTTCTTACCATACTATTAAAGGTAAAGGACCAATAATTAAGCAATTAAAAGAAGCTTCTAAAAAAGCTGATGAAATATATCTTGCATCTGACCCTGATAGAGAAGGAGAATCAATAGCTTGGCACATAGCTAATACACTAAAACTTGATCATAATAAAAAAAACAGAATAGAATTTCATGAAATTACTGAAAAAGCTATAAAAGATGCAGTAAAAAATCCTAGAAAAATTAATATATCAAGAGTAAATTCACAACAAGCTAGAAGAATTTTAGACAGACTTGTAGGTTATGAAATAAGCCCATTTTTATGGAAACTTATTTCACCAAATACAAGTGCAGGTAGAGTTCAATCTGTTGCTTTAAAAATAATTTGTGAATTAGAAGATAAAATTAAAGTATTTGTTCCAGAAAAATATTGGGATGTAAAAGGAATTTTTGATACAAAATATACTTTAAATCTATATAAAATTGATAATAAAAAAATTGATAAACTAAAAGATGAAAAATTACTTGATAGAGCAAAAAAAGATTTAAAGAAAAAATATGAAGTTATTTCATCTAAAGTATCAAAGAAAACTAAAAATCCACCTTTACCATTAAAAACAAGTACTTTACAACAATTAGCTTCATCATATTTAGGCTTTTCAGCAAGTAAAACTATGATGGTTGCACAAAAATTATATGAAGGTATTAGTATTAAAGGTGAGCATAAGGGACTTATTACTTATATGAGAACTGACTCTACAAGAATTTCTGAAGAAGCAAAAGAAATGGCAAGAAACTATATTACTAAAAATTTTGGCAAAGAGTATTTAGGTTCTGCAAGTCCTAAAACTAAAAAAGAAAGTAAAAATGTTCAAGATGCCCATGAAGGAATAAGACCAACTGATATTAACTATACTCCTGAAAGTATAATGGAGTTTTTAGATAAGGACCAATTTAAATTATATAATTTAATATGGCAAAGATTTCTAGTATCTCAACTTGCAGCTATGAAATATGAACAATTTGAGTATATATTAGAAAAAGACAAAATTGAATATAGAGGAACCATAAATAAAATAATATTTGATGGTTATTATAAAGTCTTTAAAGAAGATGAAGATTTACCAATAGGTGATTTTCCTAAAATAAAAGAAGGGGATAAATTTACTCTTGATAAATTAGACATTAAAGAAGATTATACTAAACCACCTGCAAGACTTACTGAATCATCTTTGGTAAAAACTCTTGAAGCAGAAGGTATTGGTAGACCTTCAACTTATGCAAGTATAATAGATACTTTAAAAAAGAGAGAATATGTAGAACTACAAAATAAAAGCTTTATCCCAACAGAAATAGGTTATGAAGTTAAAACTCAACTTGATAAATTTTTCCCAAATATTATGAATATTAAATTTACTGCTAAATTAGAAGATGAATTAGATGAAGTTGATAGTGGAGATAAAAATTGGATAGACCTTTTAAAAACTTTTTATACTGAATTACAAAAATATGAAGAAAAATGTAAATCTGTTGTAGAAGAAGAATTAGAAAAATTAGTTATATCTGATGTTATTGCTAAAAATGGAAAACCTATGATAATGAAAATTGGAAGATTTGGAAGATATCTTGCTTCACAAGATACTGAAAGTAAGGAAAATATTTCATTAAAAGGTATAGATATTTCTCTTGAAGATATAAAAAAAGGCAAAATATTTGTTAAAAAACAAATAGAAGAATTGAGTAAGAAAAAAGAAGGTCAAAAAACTGATATTATTTTAGATAGTGGTTCAAGATTATTATTAAAATATGGTAGATTCGGAGCATATTTAGAAAGTGAAAATTATAAAGAAGATAATATTAGAAAGACTATTCCAAAAGAAATAAAGATAAAAATTGAAAATAACACAATAAAAAAAGAAAATGATATTTTATGTTTAAAGGATATTTTTGATAAAATTGAAAAAGAAGAATCTGAAATATTAAAAAAAGCTGGAAAATGTGAAAAATGTGGTAGACCATTTAAAATTAGCAATGGAAGATGGGGTAAATTTCTAGCTTGTACTGGCTATCCTGAATGTAAAAATATTAAAAAGATAGAAAAAAAATAA